From Trueperaceae bacterium, a single genomic window includes:
- a CDS encoding ribbon-helix-helix protein, CopG family produces MRTTVVFEPDTAAAVDALRRERGVGVSEAVNELIRRGLLTQVPAEERFEQRTYHLGLKMDVSNVADAIEVLEGPAAR; encoded by the coding sequence ATGCGGACGACCGTCGTGTTCGAGCCTGATACGGCCGCGGCCGTCGATGCCCTGAGGCGCGAGCGAGGGGTCGGCGTCTCCGAAGCCGTGAACGAACTGATACGCCGCGGGTTGCTGACCCAGGTGCCGGCGGAGGAGCGGTTCGAGCAGCGCACGTACCATCTGGGGCTGAAGATGGACGTCTCCAACGTTGCCGACGCCATCGAGGTCCTCGAGGGGCCTGCGGCGCGCTGA